A region from the Brassica napus cultivar Da-Ae chromosome C8, Da-Ae, whole genome shotgun sequence genome encodes:
- the LOC106413753 gene encoding E3 ubiquitin-protein ligase RMA2: protein MEIKDQEDSPAALVDSGGDFDCNICLDQVRDPVVTFCGHLFCWPCIYKWTYSSNTSRQRVDQYDKDESQKCPVCKSDVSEATLVPIYGRGQKTPQSGLTLPKRPSGPVYDVRGVGQRVDEGVSSQRNMSRMPDPVTGAVCDMVYRRLFGESSSNVSPYRTDRDTNLRLRPRTMQAEESLSRIYLFLLCFMFMCLLLF from the coding sequence ATGGAGATAAAGGACCAAGAAGACAGCCCAGCAGCGTTGGTTGACTCCGGAGGAGACTTCGACTGCAACATATGTTTAGATCAGGTTCGAGACCCGGTCGTGACCTTTTGTGGCCACTTGTTTTGTTGGCCTTGCATTTACAAGTGGACTTATTCCTCCAACACATCAAGACAACGCGTAGATCAGTACGATAAGGATGAATCTCAAAAATGTCCGGTCTGCAAATCCGATGTCTCCGAGGCTACCCTTGTCCCTATCTACGGCAGGGGACAGAAAACTCCCCAGTCCGGTTTAACCTTACCGAAGAGACCATCCGGTCCGGTTTATGACGTAAGAGGAGTCGGTCAACGTGTAGACGAAGGTGTGAGTAGTCAAAGGAACATGTCTAGAATGCCTGATCCGGTGACGGGTGCGGTATGCGACATGGTGTATCGGAGACTATTTGGTGAGTCATCGAGCAACGTGTCACCGTACCGGACAGACCGTGACACAAATCTCCGGTTAAGGCCGAGGACAATGCAGGCGGAGGAGTCTCTAAGCAGAATCTACTTGTTCCTCCTTTGCTTTatgtttatgtgtttacttcTCTTCTAG
- the BNAC08G12960D gene encoding uncharacterized protein BNAC08G12960D, translating into MKKTGILAASISEAASASTATMNTTVSLSLPKSNLSRQDSKEKQRKKKKGSEEGGDKKFGPRFDGLRFIETLVTAHR; encoded by the exons ATGAAGAAAACTGGAATCCTCGCTGCTTCCATCTCTGAGGCAGCTTCCGCCTCCACCGCCACCATGAACACCACCGTATCCTTGTCTTTGCCGAAATCAAACCTTTCCCGTCAG gattcaaaggagaaacagaggaagaagaaaaagggtTCTGAAGAAGGGGGAGATAAAAAGTTTGGTCCAAGGTTCGATGGGTTAAGGTTCATTGAGACCCTTGTTACTGCTCACCGATAA
- the LOC106412921 gene encoding uncharacterized protein LOC106412921 encodes MEDKTPLETLQLAYQEAEAWRMAQMVEITFTAEENNHATAPHVAVELPCLWRCQVDASWLETSDGVGMGFILYEQETEVLRGHGKRSQTDSPLHAEAEGLCWVMKEIRNRGLARVYFESDCQQLVHIIQQKKEWPVLEAVLDDIQAIKSSFDVFSHKYIPRFANVRADGLAKDVPSRVQSFSSFEIMDTLRLAVKASLYELF; translated from the coding sequence ATGGAAGACAAGACACCTTTGGAAACCTTACAATTGGCATATCAAGAGGCGGAAGCTTGGAGGATGGCACAGATGGTGGAGATAACCTTTACGGCTGAAGAAAACAACCACGCAACAGCTCCTCACGTCGCAGTCGAGTTGCCCTGCCTTTGGAGGTGTCAAGTCGACGCGTCATGGCTGGAGACTAGTGATGGAGTTGGAATGGGTTTTATTCTCTATGAGCAGGAAACAGAAGTACTAAGAGGACATGGCAAAAGATCACAGACAGATTCTCCACTTCACGCAGAGGCAGAAGGTTTATGTTGGGTGATGAAGGAGATAAGAAACCGGGGCCTGGCTCGGGTTTACTTTGAATCCGACTGCCAACAGCTAGTACACATTATCCAACAGAAGAAAGAATGGCCTGTACTAGAAGCAGTATTGGACGACATCCAAGCTATTAAATCTtcgtttgatgttttttctcATAAGTATATCCCTCGTTTTGCAAATGTCCGTGCGGATGGTCTTGCCAAAGACGTCCCATCACGAGTGCAGAGCTTtagctcctttgagatcatggatACACTAAGGTTAGCCGTTAAGGCTAGTTTGTACGAACTCTTTTAA